The DNA region GCGACACCGCGTCGTCGTCGTTGAGTAGCTGCTTTAGCTGCATGTGTGCAACTCGCAACTATCCGGATACCATATTAAAGACACCCTGTCGTTTCTGTGGATTGTGTATTCAGTCGCGAGTTTCGGGCTATTACACAGCAAGACAATCGCATCAAGACGCCGTTGAACTGCCGCGAGAAAGTTTATACTGCGAAAAACCGATTTCGGGCCGGAGAGAACAGCGTAACACTCAACTACATAACCAGAAACAGAGACACGTTATCCGTCCGTTAATCCCATCCGGCAACCGCCGGCAATCGCGGGCACTTCGGCACTGCTCCAGATACCATCAGCCAATTATCATTCTGAGAGCCGTATGGGATCGGGAGCGAAGCAAGTAGCAGTGATGTCGTCTCCTGTGGGGCCTGCCGGAGAGTCACGACCGGACGGTACTGCTGCCGTCCGTAGCCGGATCTGGACCTGGTAGTACGGGTACGGACTGTCGGAAATCCCGAAGAGGGAAAGTTGGAGTGGGACCGCCGAGATTCGAACTCAGGTCCGACGCACCCCATGCGCCGAGGATACCGCTACCCCACGGTCCCGCGTATCGGCAGACGAGCCTACCCGGATTAAGCCCTTCGCTTTCGGTCGGTCAGACCAGCACGCGTTCGAGGTCGAGCACCACACCGCTGTCGGCCTCGGGGTCGCCCGCGAGCGTCCCGAGACACACCGCCCCACCGTCGGGGGTGTAGCAGGCGACCAGGTCGCCGCGGAACACGTCGTCGATATCGAGCAAGCCCGGTGCATAGACGGGCGCGCCCTCGGCGACCTCCCGGGCAGCCGACTCGGCGATGGTCGCGCTCGGGAGGTCGGTCAGCGCCCGCTCGGCCGGCTGGACGACCTCGCGGAGCGGATCGGTGTCGCCCTCCTCGGCCCACGCGATCGCGTCGGCGAGGTCGTACAGCGAGACCAGCTTCCGGTCGTCGAACGAGCCGGTGGTCGTCCGGCGGAGGTGACCCATGTGCGCGCCGGTCCCGAGCGCGAGCCCCAGGTCGTGACACAGCTTCCGGACGTAGGTCCCGCTCTCGCAGCGGATCCGGAGCAGCGCCCGCCGGTCCTCGACTTCCAGCGCGTCGAGGGCGTGGATCTCCCGCGAGCGGAGCCGGCGGACGACGGCGCTCTTCTTGGGCGGTTTCTGGTAGACCTCGCCCTCGAACTCGGCGAGGACGGACTCGAAGTCGGCGGGCGCGGGGCCGTGGAGTTCGAGGACGGCGACGTACTCCTTGACGCTGTCGTCGAACACCTGGGCCATCCGCGTCGCGTCGCCGAGCAGCATCGGGAGACAGCCGGTGACCTTCGGGTCGAGGGTCCCGGCGTGGGCGGCGCGCTCGACGCCGGCCATGTCCCGGACCCACGCGGCGACCTGGTGGGCCGAGGGGCCGGGGGGCTTGTCGAGGTTGACGACGCCGAACTCGAGGAGGTCGTCGACGGACCGGTCGTCGGGCGGGCCGCGAAGGGTCATCAGAAGTCGTAGTCGACGCCGGTGACCGGCGGCTTGCCCTCGTCCTCGGCGGGGTCGTAGGACTCGACGGCCGCGAGGACGATCTCCAGTTCCGCGGCCGGCGTCCACCGCGAGGTGTTGAGGACGAGATCGTAGATAGAGCGGTCCTCGATGTCGATGTCGTAGTACTCGGCGTAGCGTCTGGCCTCGCTCTCGGCGCGGGCGGTCGTCTCCTCGCGCGCGGTCTCGACGGACTTGTCCTCGCGGTCGGCGATGCGCTCGGCGCGCACGTCCAGCGGGGCGTCGAGCCAGACCCGCAGATCGGCGTGGTCGCCGGCCATCCAGCCGGCGAGCCGCGACTCCAGGACGAGGTCCTCGTTCTCGGCGGCGATCTCCCGGAGCCGCCGGTCCAGGTCGCGGTCGACCTGGTCGTCCTCCTCGGCGAGCTCGTTGAACGCGACCAGCGACATGTCACGCTCGTCGGCCATCTCGCGGAAGATGTCGCCGCCGCTGACGTGGTCAACCTCCAGCGCGTTCGCCAGCGCCGCGGCGAACGTGCTCTTGCCACTCCCGGCCGGGCCGGAAACGGTTATCAACATACCCGGTTTCCGTCCGGTCCGTAAATAGAGGTTGCGGAACGGCCCGTTTCGTCGCCGGCGGCGCGGGCGTCGCCTATCGGTTTCGCCGACCGATCACGTTCCGGCGGGGACACACACCCGATTCCGAGTTAGTCGGGGGCGAGCGGGGCGAGGCCGCGGCTGCGAGCCGTGAACTAACTCGGAACGAGGTGTGTCTAGACTAGTTACTAGGTTCTAGAACGAAGAAAGAAAGAGAAAGAGCACGAACAGGAACCACGAAGAGAGAGCGCTCGCGGGGAGCGGGCCCGACCGCAGTGAATCCCGTCCCCGCACCACCTGCCCAGCCGCGATCCGTCGACTAACTCGGAATCAGGTGTGTGTGCCGCTGTGGCTCGACTCCCGACTAACTCGGAATCAGGTGTCCCCCCGGTGTGTCGTCCGTCGACCGGCTCACGTCGCCGGGAACTAACTCGGAATCAGGTGTCCCGGCGGCGCGCCCGCCCAGTGGACCCCACAGGCGAGCTCGAAAACACACCGACTGGTCCGGGATCGCCCCCGTGCACCGCGGAAGTCGAACGACCGACCCGACAGACACTCGGGGCGGATGCCGAAAGCACGGGTGTAGAGGCGCTGAAAGGTGAAAACTAACTCGGAATCCGGTGTGTGGGACTGTGCTGCACTCCCCGGCACCAGGGCGGTCCGGTCCCCGACCTCCATGTCCGCACACGTTGCGACGGGAGCGGGCGGGTGACACGCCGGGTAACTCGGAATCGAGTGGGCTCGACGCCGTTCGGAGTTACGGCGAGTCGCCCCAGGGTCGGTCGCTGGCCGCTGGTGGGCGGCAACTAACTCGGAGTGCAGTGGAAACGCTTTTCCACGGGGCCGCGAACGGACAAGCCATGCAGGAGCACGGTGAGGAGTCGGCCGACGCGGGCGACGAGCTGTTCCAGGCCGTCGAGGAGGGCGGCGGCGACACTATCTTCGCGAACCGCGAACTGCTCAACATCGACCACGTCCCCGACGAGACGCGGATCGTCGGCCGCGACGAGCACATCCGGGACCTGGCGAACGAGGTCGGGCCCGCGGTGACGGGCTCGCCGCCCAACTCGGTGATCCTCTACGGCAAGACCGGGTCGGGCAAGTCCCTCGTCGCCAACCACGTCATGGAGCGGGCCCGGAGCGAGGCCCGGCGCCGCTCCAACCGGCTGGCGACCGTCACGGTCGACTGCGCCCAGGCGAAGGGCGAGGCCGACGCCGTCCAGACGATCGCGACCGGGATCAACTCGCCCGGCTCGGGCGTCGACATCCCGACGCGGGGCATCTCGACCAACGAGTACTACAACCGCCTCTGGGAGATCCTCGACCGCGAGTACGACGCGGCGCTGGTCACCCTCGACGAGGTCGACCGCCTCGACGACGACAACGTCCTGATGTTGCTCTCGCGGGCGCGCGAGGCCGGGAAGGTCGACGTGCCGATCGGCATCATCTCCATCTCGAACAAGGTGAACTTCCGCGAGCAGATGACCGAGCGGGTCAAGTCCAGCCTCGGCCACAACGAGTTCATCTTCGACCCCTACGACGGCGAACAGCTCCGTCAGATCCTCGAGAACCGGCGCGACGCCTTCTGCGACGGCGTGCTGGAGGCCGGCGTCATCCCGAAGACCGCCGCCCTGGCCGCCCAGCGCCACGGCGACGCGCGCAAGGCCATCCGCCTGCTGCGCCACGCCGGCGACTACGCCAAGAACAAGGGCCTCGACGAGGTGACCGAGGACCACCTCGAACGCGCCCAGGAACAGGCCGAGGTCGAGCGGCTCAAGGAGCTCATCGCCGGCCTGCCGCCCCACAGCAAGTACGTCCTCTACGCGCTGGCGAACCTCACCGCCAACACCGGCCCCGAGGAGGACTGGTTCCGGACGACCGTCATCTACGATGTCTACCAGAAGGTCTGCGCGGCCGAGGGCGCCGACGACCTGACGACCGACTCGATCCGCGGGCTGCTCAGCGAACTCGCCTTCCTCGAGGTCACCGAGTCCAACCAGGAACACGGCGGCATGGGCAAGGGCACCTACAAGGAACACCGCCTGCTGTGGGAACCGAGCGTCGTCTTCAAGATGGACCCCGACCCCGCGCAGGTCGACGTCGAGCGCTGAGGTCACCTCGTCGGCGACGACGGCGAAGTCGACGGCCGACACGCAGCCGCGACCGGGAGAAGGGGGGCGGACGGCGTTACGACGTCGAGGGCGTCGTCTGCACGTCGAGCGCCTTGCGGACGATCTGGGTGAAGCTCATCGAGCAGACGAAGTACCAGACGATCCACGCCCACATCGGGCCGATGCGCTGGTTCCAGGTGGCGATCTCGCCGATGAGCGGGAGGACCATGGCCGGGCCGGTGCCGGCGACCATCTCCGGCGTCTGGACCATGAAGTAGATCCAGAGGAACACGGGGATGTTGACGAGCATGATCCACACCATCGGCCGGAACTGCTCTTTGAACATGCCGAGCTGGTCGCCCATCGCCTCCATCTGCTCCTCCTGGATCTCCTCCAGGGCCTCGTCGTCGCCGCGCTCCTTGGCCTCCTTGCGGCGCTCCTGGATCTCCTGCATGCGCTCCTGGTACTCGCCCATCTTCTCCATGTTCATCAGCTTGCCCTGCAGCACCGTCGAGCTGAAGCCGGTGAACGTGGCGAGCACGAGGATCATGATGTAGAAGGGCATCACGTCCGCCAGCGGCCCGAGCGCGAGGTCGATCACGCCGCCGACGCCGTTGCGGATCGGCGCCTGCGAGTAGCCGAGAAAGAGGGCGACCGTCGCGACGGCCGCCAGCTTGTCCCAGCGGGACCAGCCCTCGTCTTCGTCGTCGGTGGAGCCGCTCGACGCGGTCGAGGTGCCGCTCGACGCCGACGACCCCGAGCTGCCCGACGACCCGTCGGTCGAGCCGGCCTCGGCGGGCGCGTCGTCGCCGAGCGCGTCGCGGACGCCCTCGGGGTCGTCGACGACGAACCCCTCGCCGTCGACGTCGACGAGGATGCCCTGCTCGATGAGCCGGCCCCACTCGCCGCTGGTGATGTCGCCGCTGACGTCGCTCCACTCCACGGTGCCCTGCTCGTCGGCCACCCGGAGCACGCGCGCCATGGCGTCGGCCATCGACTGGCTCTCCTCGGCCAGCGACTCCGCCTTTTCTGCCGTCCGTGCCATTGCTATCTATCTCCGTCCTCGGTCGTTATCAACCTTTAATTCTCCCGGTCGCTCCCGCAGGGGAGTCACGCCTCGGCCTCGACGGCCGCCTTCACGTCCGCCCAGACCTCGTCGGGCGTCTGGTCGCCGTCGATCTCGACGTAGCCGTCGTGGTCCTCGTACAGCTCCAGCACGGGCTCGGTGTTCTCGTGGTAGACCGACAGCCGGTTGCGCACGGACTCCTCGTTGTCGTCCTCCCGCTGGTAGAGCTCGCCGCCGCACTTGTCGCAGACGCCCTCCTCCTCGGGCTGGTTGAACTCGACGTGGTAGTTGGCGCCGCAGTCCTCGCAGACCCGGCGGCCGGTGAGGCGGTCGACCAGTTCCTCCTCGGGCACGTCGAGGACGAGCACCACGTCGAGGTCGGTCATGTCCTTCAGCGCCTCGGCCTGGTCGCCGTTGCGCGGGTAGCCGTCGAGGACGAACCCGTCCGTGTCCGACAGCGCCTCGCCGACCATGGCGTCGACGACCACGTCCGGGACCAGGTCGCCCCGGTCCATGTACTCGCCGGGCGTGTCGTACTCGGTGTCCATGTCGCTGATGTCCATCTCCTTGTTCGCCCGCAGGGCGTCGCCCGTCGTGACGTGTTCGACGCCGAATTCGTCGGCGAGACGCTCGCTCTGGGTGCCCTTGCCGGCGCCCGGCGGACCGAGAATCAGGATCTTCGGGTTCATGTCGCCCGCTTCGACGCACCGCCGCTTTATAGTGTCGTTCTCGTCGCCGACCGCGGGGCGCCGGGAGCGGCGGCGACCGGCGGCCGGGGCCCCGGGCGGCGCTCCCGTCGGTGGACTTACCACCTCGCCGCGCGGACGCCGACCCGTATGGACGAACGCGTCCGGCGGACGGTCGAGACCTACGAACGGGTCGCCGACACCTACGAGGAGATCCACGGCGACCGCTCGGTCGTCGCCGACATCGTCGAGCAGTTCGTGACCGCGGTCGGCCGGGCCGACACGTGGACCCGCGCCGACGGGAGCGACTCCACGGGTCCGCCGCGGGTCCTCGACGTGGGGTGTGGCCCGGGCTGGGAGTCGGCGGCCTTCGCCGAGGCCGGCTTCGAGGTCGTCCCGTTCGACCTCACGCGGTCGTTCCTCGGGCAGGCGCGCGAGCGCGTCCCGGAGGCGACGCCCGTCCGCGGGGACATGCGAGCGCTCCCGTTCGCCGACGGCGGCTTCGACGGGCTGTGGGCCTGCGCGTCGCTGTTGCACGTCCCCGAGCGCGAGGTCCCCGGGACCCTCGCCGAGTTCGAACGGGCGCTCGCCGACGGCGGCGTCACAGTGGTCTCGCTGAAGGCCGCCGGCACCGACGACGAGGCGGCCGCCGGCACGGCGGGCGGGGGCGACCGCGCGGGCGTCGACCGCAGTCCCTACGACGACGACCGCCGCCACTTCGAGCGCTACGGCCCCGATCGCGTCCGCGAACTGTTCGCGAACGCGGGCTTCGAGGTGGTCTCGGTCGAGACGGACGACGGGGACGGCACCGGCTCCGAGGACGCGTGGGTGGCCGTGACCGCGCGGGCCGGGGACTGAGGTCACAGCCGGCCGACCGGCGACCGGCGAGTCACAGCCAGCCGACCAGCGGCGCGACCAGCAGGGTCACCCACAGCAGGGTCCCGGCGGCGACGAGCGGGTTGACCGTCTCGGTCGACGACCGGCGGCTGACCGCCCCCGCGGCGAGCAGGCCGATCGCGACGACGACGCCGACCCGGTGGAGCACCACGTCGAGCGACAGCACCGTGACGCCGAGCGCCCGGTAGTCGACGACGATCGCCGCCCCGACGCCGAGGGCCGCGACCGAGAAACTCCTGACCGGGTCCAGGTCCCGGCCGAACACGTGGGCGACGGCGGGGAGCCCCAGCGCCAGGACCGGGTACAGCCCGGCGGCGATGACCTTCGGCGAGATGTCGGCGAAGCGGTTCTCGAGCGCGATCCCGCCGAACCGGACCGACAGGTAACAGCCGAACAGCGCCGCGAACAGCAGGGCGTACGAGAGCCCGCGGACGACGAGCAGGGCGTCCTCGCGGTCGAGCCACCCGCGCGCGAGCAGCCCGGAGACGACCGCCCGCTTCGCCGCCCCGACGGGGCCCGCGCTCGCCCGCAGCGACCGGTCGAACTCGCGGGGGGACGGCCGGTTCCCGGCCGTCGCGGTGCGCCGCCGGACGAGCGCCGTCGCGTCGCGGCCGGCGACCAGCCCCACCGCTGCGAGGCCGGACCCGATACCCCCGGCGCCGAGCAGGCCGACGAAGTCGACGACCGTCGCCCAGCCGTCCGAGCCCAGCGCCCGGCGGTTCCCGAGGTACATCCGCCAGACGGTCTCGACCGAGGGCTCGCCCATGAACTCCCGTTCCAGCCGGTCGCGCGTCGCGTCGGTCGCGTGGACGGTGTGGCGCAGGCGGAACCAGTCCCAGTGGTCGCTGTGGGCCTGGACGGCGACCCACTCGTCGGACTCGAACGGCGACTCGTAGATCCGGAGGTGGTCGCGGGCGCCGAAGTAGTTCCCGTCGTGTAGCTGGTAGGTCTCGTCGATCCACCGCCCGCCGACGTTGCGCTCGCCGTGGCCGGTGTACGGCGCCGCGCGGTAGGGCCGGCGCGTCTCGTTTGGCCCCGGCTCGGTCAGGACGTAGTTGTGGACGTAGAGATAGCGCGTCGCGCCGCGCGCGGCGGCCCACTCGACGACCGTGCCGTTCGCCCCGGCCGCGGCCGCGGACTCCCCCGCGGTCGTCGGCCCCACGTCCTGCCACTCGGCGGTCGTCTCGTTCCAGGTGGCGCCGCCCCGCTCGGTCAGGAAGTACCGGACGGTCTCGGCGTCGGCGTAGACCACGAGGTTGATCGCGAGGGTCCGCCCGCTCGCGGACCGGCGGGTGCTCGTGTACGGCCAGAAGACGTTCTCGCCCGGCCGGGGCTCGACCAGCTTCGCCGGCGTCGTCCCCACCCGGGGGTCGTCCGGCCCCGCCGCCGAGAGAGCGAGCGACCCCGCGCCCGCGACCAGCACGACGGCGACGAGCAGGCCGAGCGCGACCGAGGTCGACGGTGGCCACGGCTGCTCCACGCGCGCCGTATGCGGTCGACGCTAATACGCGTTCCGGGGGTCGTGCGGGCGACCGCCCGCTCGCCGACGCCCGTCGGTCCGCCGACGCGACGGCCGCCGGTCCACCGAGGTCACGACCGCCAGAACGCCGGCGTCAGCAGGACGAGCACCGGGATGATCTCGATGCGTCCGACCCACATCAGCACGATGAAGGCGACCTTCGTCGTCGCCGGGAACCACGCGTAGTCCCCGTACGGTCCGGCCGCCCCGAAGGCGGGACCGATGTTGAGGAACGTCGCCGCCGACGCCCCCATCGCCTCGAACTCGCCGATCTGCTTCCCGGCCCGCGCGGCGTCGGTGACGACGAACACCGTCAGGAGCACGAAGACGATGCCACTCAGGAGGACGTAGGCGTACACGTCGCGGACGACCTCCTCGTCGACGACCTGCCCGGACAGCCGCACCGGCCGTATCGCGTCGGGGTGGATCTCGCGAAACAGGTCCCGGCGGAACGACTTGACGACGACCAGCCAGCGCAGCGTCTTGATCGAACACGTCGTGCTGCCGGCCATCCCGCCGGAGAACATCGCGAGGAAGAGCATGTGCTTGGCCGCCGCCGACCACCCGTTGAAGTCGACCGTCGCGTAGCCCGTCGTCGTCAGGATGGACACGACCTGGAACAGCGAGTGGCGGGCCACCCGCTCGACCCGGGTGAACTCCCCGGAGGCGACCAGAAAGGCCGCGGTCAGCCCCGTCAGCCCGAGCACCACCGCGAGGTAGAAGCGGAACTCGTCGCTGTCGACCAGCCGCGAGGGGTCGCCCCGCGTCAGGTGGTACAGCAACACGAAGTTCGTCGCGCCGAGGAACATGAACGGGATCGTCGCCCACTGGACCGCCGGCGAGAACGCGCCCAGGCTCCCGGCCCGCGGCGAGAACCCGGCCGTCGAGACAGCGGTGAACGCGTGGGCCACCGCGTCGTAGAGCGTCACCTCCGGCCCGAGGCCGACCGCGCCGATGGCCAGCCACGTCGCGACCATCAGCCCGGTCAGCCCGGCGTAGAGCCAGCCGAGCAGGCGGGCCGTCTCCTCGATCGAGGGTGTGAGCTTGTTCACGTCCCGGGTCTGGGACTCGGTCTCCATGAGCTGGGCGCCACCGATCGACAGCTGCGAGAGGACGGCCACGGCGATGACGAGGATGCCGAGCCCGCCCATCCACTGCAGGAGCGCCCGCCAGAGGTGGATCGCCCGGCTGTGGGTGTCGAAGTCTGCGACGACGGTCGCGCCCGTGGTCGTGACGCCGCTGGTCGACTCGAACAGCGCGTTGACGGGGCTCGCGAGGTTCCCCTCGCCGGCGATCAGGAACGGGACCGCGCCGACGACGGCGATGGCCAGCCACGTCAGCGCGACCATCAGGAACCCCTCGCGGATGCCCAGATCGTCTCTGCCGAGCCGTTCGAGCGCGATCCCGGCGCCCAGCGTCAGGACCGCGGTCGCCAGGAAGGGGACGAGCGGCTCGCGGTACCACAGCGCGACGAGCGCCGTCCCGACCAGCGGCGCCGTCAGCGCCTTCAGGACGGTCCCGACGAGGCTCAGGCTGGTCGCCCAGTCGACCCTGAGTTCGCCGACGACCCTCATCACGCGCTCACAGCTTCTCGGTCACTTCGTCGAGTACCTCGGTGTCGACGAAGACGATCACGTGGTCGCCCTCCCGGACGACCGTGTCACCGCGCGGCGTGATGTGCTCGTCGCCGCGGGTGATCGCGCCGATGACGACGCCCTCGGGGATGTCGGCGGCCGACTCGCGGATCGACCGGTCGACGAGGACGCTCTCGGCGTCGATCTCCAGTTCGAGCACCTCGGCCCTGTCCCCCTCGATGATCGAGACGTTCTCCGCGCGGCGGGCGCGGGTGAACCGGGTGATCTCCTCGGCGGTCGCCTTCCGCGGGCTGACGGCCACGTCGACGCCGACGGCCTCGAACAGCTCCGCGAAATCGCCCGTGTTGACGACGGTGATCGCCCGCTTGGTGCCCTTTCGCTTGGCGAGCAGCGTCGCGAGCAGGTTCTGCTGGTCGTTGGTCAGCGCGGCGACGATCACGTCGGCCTTCCCGACGTTCTCCCGTTCGAGCAGTTCCTGGTCGGTCGCGTCGCTGTTCAGGACGGTGGTGTTGGGCAGCTTCTCGGCGAGCCAGCGGGCCCGGTCCTCGTCCTGTTCGATCAGCCGCGGGGAGAAGCCACGCTCTTCGAGCAACCGGGCGGTCTGGTAGCCGATCTCCCCGCCGCCGACGATGACGATGTCCTCCGGCCCCCGCTCCCTGGGGGCGATCTCGGAGCTGAAATCGCGGATGCTCTCGGGGCTGCCGATGGCGACGACCTCGTCGCCGGCCCGTAGCCGGGTGTCACCGCGGGGGATCACCACCTCGTCCTCGCGGATGATGGCGGCGAAGGTCAGCGAGTCGAAGCGGTCGGCCTCGGCGACGGTCTGGTCGGCGACCGGGCTCTCCGCGGGGATCTCGAACTCCGTCATCTGGACGAGCCCGTCGGCGAACGTGTCCACGTCCTGGGCGGTCGGCAGGCCCGCCAGCCCGACGATGGCCTCCGCGGTCAGCAGGTCCGAACAGACCATGAAGTCGACCCCGAAGGCGCCGCGGGCGCGCTGCCAGGCGGTGAGGTACTTCGGGCTCTTGACGCGAGCGATGGTGAACGCGTCGCTGACGACGTTGGCCGCGCCGCAGGTCACGATGTTCGTCTCGTCGTCGTCGGTGCTGGCGATCACCATGTCGGCGTCGGCCACGCCGGCCTCCTCGAGCGTCTCGACGTCGCTCCCGTCGCCCTCGATCGGCAGCACGTCCAGCGAGTAGGTGAGCGACTCGACGCGGTCGCTGTCGATGTCGACGACGACCACGTCGTGGGACTCGGCGAGGCTCTCGGCGATCGTCGACCCCACCTCGCCGGCGCCGACGATCACCACGCGCATGTGCGGCCCTCCGCGTGCATGCACCGGGCTTTACGCGGCGGGCCTAAGTGGATTTCCCTCGGTGGCGGAGCGTGACACGGCCGCCGGCAGCGCCGCGAACACGGGCGCCAGCCGGGGCGAGTCGCCGCCGACGAACGCTCCGGCCGGTCCTCTCACCGGGAGGCCGGGACGTACGGCGACAGCCGCCCGGTCAACCGGTCGGAGTGCTGGATGAGGACCGTCCCGACGACGCTCATCACGAGGACGTACCCGACGGCGAACGGCGGTATCACCGTCGAGACGGGTTCGGGCGCGCCGACGGCGAGCGTCGCGATGACCAGCGAGAACTCCCCGCGGGGGACCAGCCCGATCCCCGTCCGCAGCGAGCGCACCGGCGAGAGGTCGTAGAACCGACCCGACACCGTGCCGCTGACGAGTTTGGTCACCGTCGAGGCGAGGACCGCCGCGCCGAGCAGCCCGGCGACGGTCGTGACGACGGTCACGTCGATCGTCAGCCCGATCGAGAAGAAGAAAAACGCCGCGAACAGGTCCCTGACGGGCGCGATCTGGTGTTCGATCCGGTCGACGTGGTCGGTCTGGCTGAACGCCGCGCCGACGAAGAAGGCCGCGACCGCCTCGCTGAGACCGAGCGTCAGGGCGGCGCCGGCGACGAGCGTCGTCGCCGCCAGCACGCCGATCATGAACAGCTCGTCCGGGCCGAGGTCGAAGGCCCGATCGATGACGGCGGTACCCCCCCAGGCCGCGACGCCGAGGACGCCCAGGAAGGCGAAGGCGACGCCCACGTCCGCCGCGACCGCCGCGACGTCGCCGCTCCCGCCGACCAGCGCCGCCATCACGGCCAGGTAGACGGCGATGAAGAGGTCCTCGTAGACGAGCGTCCCGAGGATCGGCCCGCTCTCGGCGTTGGCGATCCACCCCTCCTCGATGAGCGACTTCGTCACGATGGCCGACGAGGAGATGTAGACGACGCCCGCGACGAACAGCGTCGTGACCGGATCCAGCCCGAACGCCAGCCCGATCGCGATCCCGACGCCGAAGTTGAGCGCGAGGTCGACGGTCCCCGCGGCCAGGATCCGCCGCCGGTCGGCGAGGAGCTTGTCGACGCTGAACTCCAGCCCGAGGAAGAAGAGCAGGAGGACGACCCCCAGTTCCGCGAGCACGTCGATGTACTCCGTCTCCGGGACGAGCGTAAGCGAGACGCCCAGGACTGACGTGGGTTCGTGCGGGCCGACGACGATGGCGGCGACGATGTACGCCGGGATCACCGACAGCGAAATCCTATGGGCGACGTATCCGACCGCCGCGAGCGCGGCGAGCGCGATCCCGACCTCGACCAGCGCCTCGCTCATCCGTCCCCGCCGATCAGCGCCTCGAACCCCGACTGCTCCTCGCGCGTGCCGAGCGTGACGAGCGTGTCGCCGGCCCGAATCCGCGTGTCGGGCGTCGGGTTCGGGATCGTCTCCTCGCCGCGCTGGATCGCGATGATGGACGCGCCGGTCCGCTGTCTGATCGACGCCGTCTCGAGTGAGACGCCCGCCAGTTCCGCCTCGTCGTCGACCTCGTGCCACTCGATGATCGCCTCGCCGAGCGGCACCGCCACCTCGTCGAGTTCGACCGGCTGGAAGTACGCCCCCTCCAGGATCGACCCGAACTTGCGCGCCTGGTCGCCCGACAGCGTGAACAGCTGCTCGCTGTCGGCGTCCTCGTCTGGCCGCAGGTACACGTCCCGCTTCCCGTCGTGGTGGAGCACGACGACCAGTCGCTGTCCGCCGTCGATCTCCATCTCGAACTTCCGCCCGACCCCGGGCACCTCCGTCTCGTAGATGGTCATGGCCCGACGTTGGGTCGGGTGGCAAGTAAGTAGTACCGGCGGCCGCCGCGTCGCGCCCGCCCCGCGCCGGTCAGCGCACCGCCGTCACGTCCGCCAGTACGCCGGCGTCAGGATGACGAGCACCGAGAGGATCTCCAGCCGACCGATCCACATCAGGAAGACCATGTACAGCTTCGCCGGGGCGGAGAACAGCTCGAAGTTGTTCATCGGCCCGACCGCGCCGAAGCCCGGGCCGATGTTGCCCAGCGTCGCGATGGCGACGCTCATCGCCTCCAGCCCGGTCAGGT from Halosimplex halophilum includes:
- the trkA gene encoding Trk system potassium transporter TrkA, whose product is MRVVIVGAGEVGSTIAESLAESHDVVVVDIDSDRVESLTYSLDVLPIEGDGSDVETLEEAGVADADMVIASTDDDETNIVTCGAANVVSDAFTIARVKSPKYLTAWQRARGAFGVDFMVCSDLLTAEAIVGLAGLPTAQDVDTFADGLVQMTEFEIPAESPVADQTVAEADRFDSLTFAAIIREDEVVIPRGDTRLRAGDEVVAIGSPESIRDFSSEIAPRERGPEDIVIVGGGEIGYQTARLLEERGFSPRLIEQDEDRARWLAEKLPNTTVLNSDATDQELLERENVGKADVIVAALTNDQQNLLATLLAKRKGTKRAITVVNTGDFAELFEAVGVDVAVSPRKATAEEITRFTRARRAENVSIIEGDRAEVLELEIDAESVLVDRSIRESAADIPEGVVIGAITRGDEHITPRGDTVVREGDHVIVFVDTEVLDEVTEKL
- a CDS encoding cation:proton antiporter produces the protein MSEALVEVGIALAALAAVGYVAHRISLSVIPAYIVAAIVVGPHEPTSVLGVSLTLVPETEYIDVLAELGVVLLLFFLGLEFSVDKLLADRRRILAAGTVDLALNFGVGIAIGLAFGLDPVTTLFVAGVVYISSSAIVTKSLIEEGWIANAESGPILGTLVYEDLFIAVYLAVMAALVGGSGDVAAVAADVGVAFAFLGVLGVAAWGGTAVIDRAFDLGPDELFMIGVLAATTLVAGAALTLGLSEAVAAFFVGAAFSQTDHVDRIEHQIAPVRDLFAAFFFFSIGLTIDVTVVTTVAGLLGAAVLASTVTKLVSGTVSGRFYDLSPVRSLRTGIGLVPRGEFSLVIATLAVGAPEPVSTVIPPFAVGYVLVMSVVGTVLIQHSDRLTGRLSPYVPASR
- a CDS encoding cation:proton antiporter regulatory subunit, producing the protein MTIYETEVPGVGRKFEMEIDGGQRLVVVLHHDGKRDVYLRPDEDADSEQLFTLSGDQARKFGSILEGAYFQPVELDEVAVPLGEAIIEWHEVDDEAELAGVSLETASIRQRTGASIIAIQRGEETIPNPTPDTRIRAGDTLVTLGTREEQSGFEALIGGDG